A single genomic interval of Chthoniobacterales bacterium harbors:
- a CDS encoding pseudouridine synthase: MRLNRFLASAGLGSRRSCETLISEGKVTINGRVCVALATEVAPEDHVKVGNKLVHVEQPTYVLLNKPRGYVTTMDDEFGRRTIEDLLPRNWPRLFHVGRLDMDSEGLLLLTNDGELAQKLTHPRHKIEKEYEVLLDKPYDSDLTPKLIKGIVLEQGRAKIERLQIVKPHHLRVVLAQGMKRQIRLMFASIGYEVMRLCRTRIGPIRLGELPSGSYRLLTTRELRLIHEHLTQKPAIERIRHAETKN; this comes from the coding sequence ATGCGCCTGAACCGCTTTCTGGCGTCAGCCGGACTCGGCTCGCGCCGCTCCTGCGAAACCCTCATCAGCGAGGGAAAAGTAACCATCAATGGCCGGGTCTGCGTGGCCCTCGCCACGGAAGTTGCGCCGGAAGACCACGTCAAGGTCGGTAATAAACTCGTCCACGTTGAGCAGCCGACTTACGTGTTATTGAACAAGCCGCGCGGCTACGTGACGACGATGGACGATGAATTTGGCCGTCGCACGATCGAGGATTTACTCCCGAGAAACTGGCCCCGGCTTTTTCATGTGGGCCGACTCGACATGGATAGCGAGGGACTGCTTTTGCTCACAAACGACGGCGAACTCGCCCAGAAGCTGACCCATCCCCGGCACAAGATCGAAAAGGAATACGAGGTGCTCCTCGACAAACCTTACGATTCAGATCTAACTCCCAAGCTCATAAAAGGCATCGTCCTCGAGCAGGGTCGGGCCAAAATCGAGCGCCTGCAAATCGTTAAACCCCACCACCTGCGTGTGGTCCTGGCACAGGGCATGAAGCGTCAGATTCGTCTCATGTTTGCCTCCATTGGCTACGAAGTGATGCGACTTTGCCGCACGCGAATCGGCCCGATTCGACTTGGGGAGCTACCTTCCGGCAGCTACCGGCTTTTGACCACGCGCGAGTTGCGTTTGATTCACGAGCATCTGACGCAAAAGCCCGCCATCGAGCGGATTCGTCACGCCGAGACTAAAAATTAA
- a CDS encoding small basic protein produces the protein MSQHRSLKGASKIAAKRNVLKRFERVDLLKKRGQFKDGDKVMGLTKTLPEA, from the coding sequence ATGTCCCAACATCGCAGTCTCAAAGGTGCCAGCAAAATTGCCGCAAAACGTAATGTCCTCAAGCGTTTCGAACGCGTTGACCTGCTGAAAAAACGCGGTCAATTCAAAGATGGCGACAAGGTCATGGGTCTGACAAAGACCTTGCCCGAGGCCTAA
- the dapF gene encoding diaminopimelate epimerase — translation MVKFQKMNGAGNDFVMFDNRDGALQLSGGQIARICDRHRGVGADGILLVEPAQNGANFRMRYYNSDGGEAEMCGNGARCFARFAHQISGSAPMLTFETLAGVIEARISDEQVTLTMSSPHDLRLDRSLPVEDETAQIHFINTGVPHAVEFVDHLERVDVVKRGGALRYHPAFQPRGTNANFVKKLSDHVIAIRTYERGVEGETLACGTGVVASALLHALVHGIGSPISVEVRGGDTLEVGFVRTGEHFENVTLTGPADFVFEGEIEIGG, via the coding sequence ATGGTGAAGTTTCAGAAAATGAATGGCGCGGGCAACGATTTCGTGATGTTCGACAATCGCGACGGTGCGCTGCAACTCAGCGGCGGCCAGATCGCGCGCATTTGCGACCGGCATCGCGGCGTGGGAGCGGATGGAATTTTGCTGGTTGAACCCGCTCAAAACGGAGCCAATTTTCGGATGCGCTATTACAACAGCGACGGCGGCGAGGCCGAGATGTGCGGCAACGGCGCGCGCTGTTTTGCCCGGTTTGCGCATCAGATCTCGGGTTCGGCTCCGATGCTCACCTTTGAAACGCTGGCCGGCGTGATCGAAGCGCGGATCTCTGACGAACAGGTCACGCTCACTATGTCGTCGCCGCACGACCTGCGCCTGGATCGCAGCCTCCCGGTGGAAGACGAAACGGCGCAAATCCATTTCATCAACACAGGCGTGCCGCACGCGGTCGAGTTTGTGGACCATCTGGAGCGGGTCGATGTCGTCAAGCGTGGCGGTGCCCTGCGTTATCACCCTGCTTTCCAGCCTCGCGGGACGAACGCCAATTTCGTCAAAAAACTTTCCGATCACGTCATCGCCATTCGCACCTACGAACGCGGCGTGGAAGGCGAGACGCTTGCCTGCGGCACCGGCGTCGTCGCGTCCGCCCTGCTCCATGCGCTCGTCCATGGCATTGGAAGTCCGATCTCGGTCGAAGTCCGCGGTGGCGACACACTGGAAGTGGGATTTGTGCGGACCGGGGAGCACTTTGAAAATGTGACGCTGACCGGCCCGGCGGATTTCGTCTTCGAGGGCGAAATCGAAATCGGCGGTTGA
- the dapA gene encoding 4-hydroxy-tetrahydrodipicolinate synthase, giving the protein MFTGTYTALVSPFRDGKIDEAAFEELIEGQIAGGVDGIVPVGTTGESPTVDLDEHVRLIELAVRYAKGRVKVIAGTGSNSTSEAIWQSEQAADKGADGLLIVNPYYNKPSQEGLFRHYQAIAQAVPLPIMLYSIPGRTGGEIAIETVVRLAGIPNIVSLKEAGGSVDRSSQLCMAVPEGFTILSGDDSLTLPFLSVGAVGVVSVASNIIPGEVAKMVAAYRAGRTAEALALHRFYAPLFKNLFIEPNPVPTKTALQWMGKMTAEVRLPLCEMAPATAKVLRDTLEKLQLVS; this is encoded by the coding sequence ATGTTTACAGGCACCTACACGGCACTCGTCTCCCCGTTTCGCGATGGGAAAATCGACGAGGCTGCATTTGAAGAATTGATCGAGGGCCAGATCGCTGGTGGCGTCGATGGCATTGTCCCGGTCGGCACCACCGGCGAGTCGCCCACGGTTGATCTCGACGAACACGTGCGCCTCATCGAACTCGCGGTTCGTTACGCCAAAGGCCGGGTGAAAGTCATCGCGGGCACGGGTTCCAACTCCACTTCCGAAGCCATCTGGCAATCAGAGCAAGCCGCCGACAAAGGTGCGGACGGGTTGCTCATCGTCAATCCCTATTACAACAAGCCATCGCAGGAAGGCCTCTTTCGCCATTACCAAGCCATCGCCCAAGCCGTACCGCTGCCGATCATGCTCTACAGCATTCCGGGTCGTACCGGAGGGGAAATCGCCATCGAAACGGTCGTCCGCCTCGCTGGAATTCCCAACATCGTCTCGCTCAAGGAAGCCGGCGGCAGCGTGGATCGCAGCAGCCAGCTTTGCATGGCCGTGCCCGAGGGTTTCACCATCCTTTCCGGCGACGACTCACTGACCCTTCCATTTCTCAGCGTCGGAGCTGTCGGCGTGGTCAGCGTCGCCTCCAACATCATCCCCGGAGAGGTGGCAAAAATGGTCGCCGCATATCGTGCCGGTCGCACTGCCGAGGCGCTCGCGCTCCATCGCTTCTACGCGCCGCTTTTCAAAAACCTCTTCATCGAGCCCAATCCGGTTCCGACCAAGACCGCCCTGCAATGGATGGGAAAAATGACCGCCGAAGTGCGCCTGCCGCTTTGCGAAATGGCTCCTGCGACGGCCAAAGTTCTCCGCGACACGCTCGAAAAACTCCAGCTCGTTTCCTAA
- the dapB gene encoding 4-hydroxy-tetrahydrodipicolinate reductase — MQPLRLLINGARGRMGRAIIGCAETDPSVEVSGEAESDAELVASLPHSDAVIDFSHADVTVRVLERCVDAEKILIIGTTGQSEAVRAQIAEAGKIIPIVFAPNYSVGVNTLFWLTRKAAEILGPEFDLEVVEMHHRLKKDAPSGTARGLAEILTEVRNLQYASDIRHGREGMVGERTANEIGMHAIRGGDVVGDHTVIFANVGERVELTHKASSRDTFAKGSIHAAKWASRQPPGLYTMQHVLGLE; from the coding sequence ATGCAGCCGCTTCGACTCCTCATCAACGGCGCCCGTGGCCGCATGGGCCGCGCCATCATCGGCTGCGCCGAAACCGATCCCTCCGTTGAAGTCAGCGGCGAGGCCGAATCAGACGCGGAACTCGTTGCATCGCTCCCTCACTCGGATGCGGTCATCGATTTTTCCCACGCCGACGTCACCGTTCGAGTGCTTGAACGCTGCGTGGACGCGGAAAAAATCCTCATCATCGGCACCACCGGCCAATCTGAAGCCGTCCGCGCGCAGATCGCCGAGGCCGGAAAAATCATTCCCATCGTCTTCGCGCCCAATTACAGCGTCGGCGTGAACACCCTCTTCTGGCTCACCCGCAAAGCTGCGGAAATTCTTGGACCCGAGTTCGATCTCGAGGTCGTCGAGATGCATCATCGACTCAAAAAAGACGCGCCCAGCGGCACCGCGCGCGGACTCGCCGAGATACTGACCGAAGTCCGGAACCTGCAATACGCCAGCGACATTCGCCACGGACGCGAAGGCATGGTCGGTGAGCGGACTGCCAATGAAATCGGGATGCACGCCATTCGCGGCGGCGACGTCGTGGGCGATCACACCGTCATTTTTGCCAATGTCGGCGAACGCGTCGAACTCACGCACAAAGCCTCCAGCCGCGACACGTTTGCCAAAGGCTCCATCCACGCTGCAAAATGGGCGAGCCGCCAGCCGCCCGGGCTTTACACCATGCAGCACGTCCTCGGATTGGAGTAG
- the folK gene encoding 2-amino-4-hydroxy-6-hydroxymethyldihydropteridine diphosphokinase, whose amino-acid sequence MRTGIALGTNLGDRLANLRLGRDAVLAQPGISGPALFSGVYETAPVDCAPGTPSYLNAVMEVEYHGHVAALLDALQAIERQMGRPDKRPRNASRPIDLDILYCGNLTLNNEEVIIPHPRLHQRRFVLEPLAEIAPEKILPGKNVSIADLLTSLPPDTEIHSLGVRL is encoded by the coding sequence ATGCGCACGGGCATCGCCTTGGGCACCAATCTGGGCGACCGTCTGGCCAATTTGCGCCTGGGTCGCGACGCTGTTCTGGCCCAGCCCGGCATCAGCGGCCCCGCTCTTTTTTCCGGTGTTTATGAAACCGCCCCAGTCGATTGCGCACCGGGCACGCCCTCCTATCTCAACGCCGTCATGGAAGTCGAATACCACGGCCATGTCGCCGCACTGCTCGACGCCTTGCAAGCCATCGAGCGCCAGATGGGACGCCCCGACAAACGCCCGCGCAACGCCTCGCGTCCCATCGACCTCGACATCCTTTATTGCGGAAATCTCACCTTGAACAACGAGGAAGTCATCATCCCGCATCCGCGTCTGCACCAGCGGAGGTTCGTGCTGGAACCACTCGCAGAGATCGCTCCTGAAAAAATTCTACCGGGGAAAAATGTGAGCATCGCCGACTTGCTAACTTCGCTGCCACCGGACACCGAGATTCACTCATTGGGAGTCAGGTTATGA
- the panB gene encoding 3-methyl-2-oxobutanoate hydroxymethyltransferase, translating into MIVSAPSLIEMKRAGHRISALTAYDFPTAKLLDEAGIDLLLVGDSLGMVVLGMPDTTEVTLADIIHHTRPVARAAQRALVVADLPFGSYDSPEMAMESARQLIEAGAKAVKLEGAHIAEIYALTRHGIPTIAHLGMLPQHVREEGGYKIKGKSEADAARLLEEALAVEKAGASAIVLELIVPDVARLISQAVAIPTIGIGAGKECDGQILVTHDLIGFFPWFTPKFATVRADVAGQISQAARDFLAALAEEK; encoded by the coding sequence ATGATCGTCTCCGCTCCGAGTTTGATAGAAATGAAGCGGGCCGGACATCGCATTTCGGCGCTCACCGCCTACGATTTTCCCACTGCCAAACTACTCGATGAAGCCGGCATCGACCTCTTGTTAGTAGGCGATTCGTTAGGAATGGTCGTATTAGGAATGCCCGACACCACGGAAGTCACGCTCGCTGACATCATTCACCACACACGCCCCGTCGCCCGTGCTGCCCAACGCGCTCTGGTGGTCGCCGATCTCCCTTTCGGCTCCTACGATTCACCGGAGATGGCCATGGAATCCGCCCGCCAGTTGATCGAAGCCGGCGCGAAAGCAGTCAAACTCGAGGGCGCTCACATCGCGGAAATCTACGCTCTCACCCGACACGGAATCCCCACCATCGCGCACCTCGGAATGCTCCCGCAGCACGTGCGCGAGGAGGGCGGCTACAAGATCAAGGGCAAGTCGGAGGCCGACGCGGCTCGATTGTTAGAAGAGGCGCTCGCCGTCGAAAAAGCCGGGGCGAGCGCCATTGTATTGGAACTCATCGTGCCCGATGTCGCGCGGCTCATCAGCCAGGCCGTGGCCATTCCCACCATCGGCATCGGCGCTGGAAAAGAATGCGACGGACAGATTCTGGTCACGCACGATTTGATCGGATTTTTCCCGTGGTTCACGCCCAAGTTTGCCACCGTGCGAGCCGACGTGGCCGGTCAGATCAGCCAGGCCGCGAGGGATTTTCTGGCGGCTCTCGCGGAAGAGAAATGA
- a CDS encoding glycosyltransferase: MSDVIFLYHLLVVLVLVTILINFLLNQLAVPRLTGGKTHPAQSPLVSILVPARNEEAGIARCLSSLQTQDYPNYEILLLDDQSSDRTAEIAGELGFIPGEGKCRILSGQPLPAGWVGKPWACHQLSQAARGEYLLFTDADTHHSPQALGAVMAEAFESKSDLLTLWPAQETKTWSEKLVIPILFVAAAGMLPHWLLVIAQKNSSIRQRLSARQWRMLGVANGQYVLFTRRAYDQIGGHEAVKNHMVEDVALGRLVASKTHEGMILRNCDGGAVVSTRMYQSFDQLWEGFSKNAWPIFEGDFRLFCIGNVGMILVFVGPFLFLPFSSVSWLMLLFQIGLIAFIRIVITLRYQSSWHSAVLHPVAFLLATAISINSHRQNRKQGLTWKGRTYQVN, translated from the coding sequence ATGAGCGACGTCATTTTTCTCTATCACCTGCTCGTGGTGTTAGTACTAGTGACGATCCTCATCAATTTCCTGCTCAATCAACTGGCCGTTCCCCGGCTGACGGGTGGAAAAACACATCCGGCTCAAAGTCCGCTCGTGTCCATTCTGGTTCCCGCGCGCAACGAGGAGGCGGGCATCGCACGCTGCCTAAGTTCGCTTCAAACCCAAGATTATCCTAACTACGAAATCCTCCTGCTCGACGATCAATCCAGCGACCGCACCGCAGAAATCGCAGGCGAGTTAGGTTTCATTCCCGGCGAGGGAAAATGTCGGATTCTCTCGGGTCAGCCGCTCCCCGCTGGCTGGGTCGGAAAACCATGGGCGTGCCATCAACTTTCCCAGGCTGCGCGTGGTGAATATCTGCTCTTCACCGACGCGGATACTCACCATTCGCCACAGGCGCTCGGTGCCGTCATGGCGGAGGCATTTGAGTCCAAGTCCGATCTGCTCACCTTGTGGCCCGCGCAGGAAACGAAAACCTGGAGCGAAAAGCTGGTCATCCCTATTCTCTTCGTGGCTGCGGCGGGAATGCTGCCTCACTGGCTGCTAGTAATAGCGCAGAAAAATTCCTCCATTCGCCAGCGTCTCTCTGCCAGGCAATGGCGCATGTTAGGAGTCGCCAACGGCCAATATGTCCTCTTCACCCGTCGAGCTTATGATCAGATCGGCGGCCACGAGGCGGTAAAAAACCACATGGTGGAAGATGTGGCTCTCGGTCGTCTCGTCGCCAGTAAAACGCACGAGGGAATGATCCTGCGAAATTGCGATGGCGGCGCTGTGGTTAGCACGCGGATGTATCAATCGTTCGACCAGCTCTGGGAAGGTTTCAGCAAAAATGCATGGCCCATTTTCGAGGGAGATTTCCGGCTCTTCTGTATCGGAAATGTAGGGATGATTCTAGTCTTCGTCGGCCCCTTTCTTTTCCTCCCTTTCTCCAGCGTTTCGTGGCTGATGCTTCTCTTCCAAATCGGGCTGATCGCCTTCATTCGCATCGTCATCACACTGCGCTACCAGTCGAGCTGGCACAGCGCAGTGCTGCATCCAGTAGCCTTTCTTCTAGCCACCGCGATTTCCATCAACAGCCACCGCCAAAATAGGAAACAGGGACTCACTTGGAAAGGTAGAACCTACCAAGTGAATTAA
- a CDS encoding tetratricopeptide repeat protein, producing MKTAVASLLFLTSALLAEDAPLFQAAEAALREGIPQVGIQKLQSYLTQNLSAEQTRRVNLELAQAYLSIKKTDAARELLARISSGEDVNYWLAQSYLTDRNWHAVIQKLDTLPSTDSAFYARDVFARAEAKRGLGQLKSASEDYELIEADPMLGDAARLRKADISLQTTPSVSVKLSASKYLSPAATLLTAQSFLLTKDYPNAERHFRSLLDNPAGLASSQYATIHLGLARALAEQNHLDDAGDLLEKFIEERPCQEQLPEIFVELNTIYQKQSNPSQNPLRHWSRDATNPARQALAIYYQSQFDLRDKGSDTALATLSSWLDKFPTHPLRASVLLKYGEQLISENKLQESVRRLNEGLALSSLPTTTGELHATLARALFANNHFAQAASHFQKASELLNNSAQNLLYNSALCWLRDSNFKEFLTAYQNFSSLFPESNLRRDLLMEEGFFQARTHEMEKAQSTLNLFIRDFPEHPRIPDAHLALAEISTQSAPAEAEQQLVLVSQSHPAPETAERAAYLKFVQQIDVKKQIEECETFLKEYPNSIFEADVRFKLGEAQFAEKDYTTAGTQFELISTKFPDSPLLEQARFLAGQSAIRTMNPSAVDGAISLFEQVVHMKGALQTYARFEQATVKKSSAAYDEAIVLYDDLLSQTLPPDLLASTLAAKAETLYLQGSSDPKKIAVSVETFNQLATLPNVSRYWKNLALYKKGKGLEWLGKKDEMLAAYYDALALPADTNETPDYYWFYRAGFDAAESLESDEQWEAAIAIYRKLADAKGPRSGEATERIKRLRLEHFIWEK from the coding sequence ATGAAAACTGCCGTCGCCAGCCTACTTTTTCTAACCTCCGCCTTGCTCGCGGAGGATGCTCCCTTGTTCCAAGCAGCCGAGGCGGCGCTGCGCGAGGGAATTCCCCAAGTCGGCATACAGAAGTTGCAGTCGTATCTAACTCAAAATCTATCTGCGGAACAAACCCGGCGCGTGAATCTGGAACTGGCCCAAGCTTACCTTTCCATCAAGAAGACGGACGCCGCGCGTGAACTGTTAGCCAGGATTTCTTCCGGCGAAGACGTGAACTATTGGCTGGCCCAGTCGTATCTAACTGACCGAAACTGGCACGCAGTTATCCAAAAGCTAGACACTCTGCCATCCACAGATTCCGCATTTTATGCGCGCGATGTCTTCGCTCGCGCCGAGGCAAAACGCGGCTTGGGACAACTCAAATCTGCCAGCGAAGATTATGAACTAATCGAGGCTGATCCGATGTTAGGAGACGCCGCCCGCCTGCGAAAGGCGGATATTTCCCTGCAAACAACTCCCTCAGTTTCGGTGAAGCTAAGTGCCTCAAAATATCTTTCACCCGCTGCCACTTTATTGACTGCTCAAAGTTTCCTCCTAACCAAGGATTACCCCAATGCCGAGCGCCATTTCCGCTCATTGCTAGACAATCCAGCAGGACTCGCCTCCTCCCAATACGCAACGATACATTTGGGCCTGGCGCGCGCCCTCGCGGAGCAAAATCACCTCGATGACGCCGGTGATTTGTTGGAGAAATTTATCGAGGAACGTCCGTGCCAAGAGCAGCTTCCCGAGATATTTGTCGAACTCAACACAATCTATCAAAAGCAAAGTAACCCATCGCAAAACCCACTGCGTCACTGGAGCCGCGATGCCACCAATCCGGCGCGCCAGGCTTTGGCTATCTACTATCAATCCCAGTTCGATCTGCGCGACAAAGGCTCCGATACCGCTCTCGCAACTCTTTCCAGTTGGCTGGACAAGTTTCCGACTCATCCGCTTCGGGCCAGCGTCTTGCTGAAGTATGGCGAACAACTCATCTCCGAAAACAAACTCCAGGAAAGTGTGCGTCGCCTGAACGAGGGACTCGCCTTGTCCTCGCTGCCGACAACCACGGGCGAGTTACATGCGACTCTGGCTCGTGCCCTTTTTGCCAACAATCATTTCGCGCAGGCAGCCTCGCATTTTCAGAAAGCCTCGGAACTCCTAAACAACTCCGCGCAGAACCTTCTCTACAACAGCGCCCTTTGCTGGTTGAGAGATTCTAACTTCAAGGAGTTTCTCACGGCTTACCAGAATTTCAGCAGTCTTTTTCCAGAGAGCAACCTGCGCCGCGACCTTCTGATGGAGGAAGGATTTTTCCAAGCCCGCACCCACGAAATGGAGAAGGCACAAAGCACTTTAAACTTGTTCATTCGCGACTTCCCGGAGCATCCGCGTATTCCAGACGCACACCTCGCCCTGGCTGAAATCTCCACGCAAAGCGCTCCCGCCGAAGCGGAGCAACAGCTTGTTCTCGTCTCGCAATCGCATCCTGCACCAGAGACGGCGGAGCGCGCTGCTTATCTAAAATTTGTCCAGCAAATCGACGTCAAAAAACAGATCGAGGAGTGCGAGACTTTTCTCAAGGAGTATCCCAACTCGATCTTCGAGGCGGACGTGCGATTTAAGTTAGGTGAAGCCCAGTTTGCCGAGAAGGATTACACAACAGCAGGCACGCAATTCGAATTGATTTCGACGAAATTCCCCGACTCGCCGTTGCTGGAGCAGGCACGTTTTCTCGCCGGTCAATCGGCCATTCGCACGATGAATCCAAGCGCCGTCGATGGTGCCATTTCTCTCTTCGAGCAAGTCGTGCACATGAAGGGTGCGCTCCAGACTTATGCGCGTTTTGAGCAGGCTACGGTTAAGAAAAGCAGCGCCGCTTACGACGAGGCGATTGTCTTGTATGACGACTTGCTCAGCCAGACTTTGCCTCCCGATTTGTTAGCTTCCACTTTGGCGGCCAAGGCTGAGACGCTCTACTTGCAGGGCAGCAGCGATCCAAAGAAAATTGCCGTTTCTGTCGAGACTTTCAATCAACTGGCCACACTTCCCAATGTCTCGCGCTACTGGAAAAATCTGGCGCTCTACAAGAAGGGCAAGGGTCTCGAATGGCTGGGCAAGAAGGACGAGATGCTGGCCGCCTACTACGACGCCCTCGCGCTGCCCGCTGATACGAATGAAACTCCCGATTACTACTGGTTTTATCGTGCTGGATTTGACGCGGCGGAGAGCCTCGAATCCGATGAACAATGGGAGGCGGCCATCGCCATTTACCGCAAGCTCGCCGATGCCAAAGGCCCGCGTTCCGGCGAGGCAACGGAACGCATCAAGCGCCTGCGACTGGAGCATTTCATCTGGGAGAAATAG